In one Aphelocoma coerulescens isolate FSJ_1873_10779 chromosome 20, UR_Acoe_1.0, whole genome shotgun sequence genomic region, the following are encoded:
- the CTSA gene encoding lysosomal protective protein: MCPPPPPPGSAAPGAAAMGPVLLSLLLLLGLGWAAPPDHEVTYLPGLSKQPSFRHFSGYLCAGPGKYLHYWFVEAQSNPQSSPLVLWLNGGPGCSSMEGFLKEHGPFLIQPDGVTLKYNEYAWNKIANILYVESPAGVGFSYSDDKKYGTNDTEVAHNNYLALKDFLRLFPEYSKNDLFLTGESYGGVYIPTLAEWVMQDPSLNLKGIAVGNGLSSYEINDNSLVYFAYYHGLLGTELWKDLQAFCCSQGKCNFHDNSNLNCTLKMGEMIQIVEESGLNIYNLYAPCDGGVPGSMRYEGDYLITHDLGNSFIRMPLRFSWRQNLFRMPVARKKVRMDPPCTNSTAPSMYLNSPEVRKALHISPEAPEWQVCSFDVNRSYKRLYMQMNEQYLKLLGATKYRILVYNGDVDMACNFLGDEWFVDSLCQKVQVARRPWLYTENGENQIGGFVKEFTNIAFLTVKGAGHMVPTDRPLAAFTMFCRFIKNQPY; encoded by the exons ATGTgcccgccgccaccgccgccgggGAGCGCCgcgccgggagcggccgcg ATGGGGCCGGTGTTGCTGtcgcttctgctgctgctggggttgGGCTGGGCCGCCCCCCCGGACCACGAGGTGACGTACCTGCCCGGGCTGTCCAAGCAGCCCTCCTTCCGCCACTTCTCGGGCTACCTCTGCGCCGGGCCGGGCAAGTACCTGCACTACTG GTTCGTGGAGGCCCAGAGCAatccccagagcagcccccTGGTGCTGTGGCTGAACGGGggccctggctgcagctccatggAGGGCTTCCTCAAGGAGCATGGCCCCTTCCTG ATCCAGCCCGATGGGGTCACACTGAAGTACAATGAATACGCGTGGAAcaag ATTGCCAACATCCTCTATGTGGAGTCTCCTGCTGGTGTTGGCTTCTCATACTCCGATGACAAGAAGTATGGCACAAATGACACGGAG GTTGCTCACAACAATTACCTGGCACTGAAGGACTTCCTCCGGCTCTTCCCTGAGTACTCCAAGAACGATCTCTTCCTCACAGGGGAGAGCTATGGAGGGGTCTACATCCCCACACTGGCAGAGTGGGTGATGCAGGACCCCAGCCTCAACCTGAAG GGAATCGCTGTGGGAAACGGCCTCTCATCTTACGAGATCAATGACAACTCCCTGGTTTACTTTGCCTATTACCACGGGCTGCTGGGGACCGA GTTGTGGAAAGACCTGCAGGCCTTCTGTTGCTCCCAGGGGAAGTGCAACTTCCATGACAACTCCAACCTGAACTGCACGCTCAAG ATGGGGGAGATGATTCAGATTGTAGAGGAGTCTGGCCTCAATATCTACAACCTCTATGCCCCATGTgatggaggtgtcccagggagCATGAG GTACGAGGGTGATTATCTCATCACACATGACCTGGGCAACTCCTTCATCCGGATGCCACTGAGGTTCTCTTGGCGGCAG AACCTGTTCCGGATGCCAGTAGCCCGAAAGAAGGTCCGGATGGACCCACCCTGCACCAACTCCACAGCCCCTAGCATGTATCTGAACTCCCCCGAGGTGCGGAAGGCTCTGCACATCTCCCCTGAGGCCCCAGAGTGGCAGGTGTGCAG CTTCGACGTGAACCGCAGCTACAAGCGCCTGTACATGCAGATGAATGAGCAGTACCTCAAGCTGCTTGGAGCCACG AAATACCGGATCCTGGTGTACAATGGGGACGTCGACATGGCTTGCAACTTCCTTGGGGATGAGTGGTTTGTGGATTCCCTGTGCCAGAAG GTGCAGGTGGCTCGCCGGCCCTGGCTCTACACTGAAAACGGCGAGAACCAGATCGGTGGCTTCGTGAAGGAATTCACCAACATCGCTTTTCTCACTGTCAAG GGAGCTGGCCACATGGTGCCCACAGACCGGCCGCTTGCTGCCTTCACCATGTTCTGCCGCTTCATTAAGAACCAGCCTTACTAA
- the NEURL2 gene encoding neuralized-like protein 2: MAARCRLAARFHHIHGTNIRLDASHTQATRVESFANGLCFSQEPLAPGQIFLVEIEEKELGWCGHLRVGLTAHDPQSLEVVPEYSLPDLVNMGDTWVFAITRSHNRVVLEGEEAQTRGRPWEPFLLVARVRIPRDTLVGRSRPGRYSHILDDLYKMNVLPATARRSRIGVLYAPQPDGTADMHIVINGEDMGPSARGLPTTRPLYAVIDVFASTKSVRVIPVDYGFPSLQTLCRLVIQKHIVHRLAIDGLDLPPLLKSFCQHE; this comes from the exons ATGGCCGCCCGGTGCCGGCTTGCTGCACGCTTCCACCACATCCACGGCACCAACATTCGCCTGGATGCCTCACACACGCAAGCCACACGGGTGGAGAGCTTCGCCAACGGGCTCTGCTTCAGCCAGGAGCCTCTGGCACCCGGGCAGATCTTCCTGGTGGAGATTGAGGAGAAGGAGCTGGGCTGGTGCGGGCACCTGCGCGTGGGGCTGACGGCCCACGACCCCCAGAGCCTGGAGGTAGTGCCCGAGTACTCGCTGCCGGACCTGGTCAAcatgggggacacctgggtgtTCGCCATTACCCGGAGCCACAACCGCGTGGTGTTGGAGGGGGAGGAGGCACAGACGCGGGGGCGTCCCTGGGAGCCCTTCCTGCTGGTCGCGCGGGTGCGCATCCCCCGTGACACGCTGGTGGGGCGCAGCCGGCCTGGCCGCTACAGCCACATCCTGGACGACCTGTACAAGATGAACGTGCTGCCCGCGACCGCCCGGCGCAGCCGCATCGGGGTGCTGTATGCCCCGCAGCCTGACGGCACTGCCGACATGCACATCGTCATCAACGGCGAGGACATGGGGCCGAGCGCCAGGGGCCTGCCCACCACCCGCCCGCTCTACGCCGTCATCGATGTCTTTGCCTCCACCAAGAGTGTTCGGGTCATCCCGGTGGATTATGGCT TTCCTTCCCTGcagacgctgtgccggctggttATCCAGAAAC